Proteins encoded by one window of Carassius auratus strain Wakin chromosome 8, ASM336829v1, whole genome shotgun sequence:
- the LOC113107348 gene encoding cystatin-like: MYLKMIVLFLAVSLAVTSAGIPGGVADADINNADVQKALRFAVAQYNKQSNEAFVRKVTRVIRVQQQVVSGMNYIFNVKLGIANCKNGVKTVCASPKKPQVAPVIQCKITVWSQPWLNFLSVTENTCL, encoded by the exons ATGTATCTTAAGATGATTGTGTTGTTTCTGGCCGTGTCTTTGGCCGTGACGAGCGCTGGGATTCCTGGAGGCGTTGCAGATGCAGACATTAACAATGCAGATGTTCAGAAGGCGTTACGGTTCGCTGTGGCCCAGTACAACAAACAAAGCAACGAAGCGTTTGTGCGTAAGGTTACCAGAGTCATCAGGGTTCAACAACAA GTTGTCTCTGGCATGAACTACATCTTCAATGTGAAGCTGGGCATAGCCAACTGCAAGAATGGCGTTAAGACCGTATGTGCCTCTCCGAAGAAACCCCAAGTTGCACCG GTCATCCAGTGTAAAATAACGGTCTGGAGCCAGCCATGGTTAAACTTCTTAAGTGTCACTGAAAACACCTGCTTGTAG
- the LOC113106748 gene encoding cystatin-like gives MYLKMIVLFLAVSLAVTSAGIPGGVADADINNADVQKALRFAVAQYNKQSNEAFVRKVTRVIRVQQQVVSGMNYIFNVKLGIANCKNGVKTVCASPKKPQVAPVIQCKITVWSQPWLNFLSVTENTCL, from the exons ATGTATCTTAAGATGATTGTGTTGTTTCTGGCCGTGTCTTTGGCCGTGACGAGCGCTGGGATTCCTGGAGGCGTTGCAGATGCAGACATTAACAATGCAGATGTTCAGAAGGCGTTACGGTTCGCTGTGGCCCAGTACAACAAACAAAGCAACGAAGCGTTTGTGCGTAAGGTTACCAGAGTCATCAGGGTTCAACAACAA GTTGTCTCTGGCATGAACTACATCTTCAATGTGAAGCTGGGCATAGCCAACTGCAAGAATGGCGTTAAGACCGTATGTGCCTCTCCGAAGAAACCCCAAGTTGCACCG GTCATCCAGTGCAAAATAACGGTCTGGAGCCAGCCATGGTTAAACTTCTTAAGTGTCACTGAAAACACCTGCTTGTAG